From Bacillus sp. Bos-x628, the proteins below share one genomic window:
- a CDS encoding O-antigen ligase family protein: MSVKQTAWQIMIGCILLVAGIWLVQTASMQPIGLKKMMAIPILLVILAVVAVLIKRYMNGEQIWMSAIYLLIAFTFLNNAFFSISVGFFSLFLYRMMLILVFALFIWRMREKGTYISQWQNIRVKGILGFFAAWFLYGLLSLLWAHSVTDGLKYMSLLAMGMGFVFIVVMYIQRMDQLVTFYSIWLIMTVFVMGIGFYNHFTLNHLPNTSLYLGPVYKQHYPTSVFFNQNDFATFLSISFFLYFACMRQMKNGYVKAFGLLGAISALYLILLTESRASLLGVFAGVAVYVWLLMPRLLKKWSLVALCGLGVVFIAVFSAKIYSVFYDLFLASQVAHSFSEPLPSNIARANLIKNAWHFFANSYGFGVGAGNVSYYLAHFSIFDTDQVVEVHNWLLEIMTNFGFAMMLGYISVYAYLMVTLYKQYQMADTRSAKMIIEGLFAAMLSFLVSSISPSSVSNLYFHWVFLGLVIAAVNMLKNKQRLRYW, translated from the coding sequence ATGAGTGTGAAACAAACAGCATGGCAAATCATGATTGGATGTATTCTTTTAGTTGCAGGGATATGGCTTGTACAAACAGCATCAATGCAGCCCATTGGGTTAAAGAAGATGATGGCAATTCCTATTCTACTTGTCATATTGGCGGTAGTTGCTGTTTTGATCAAACGATACATGAATGGTGAACAAATATGGATGTCAGCCATTTATCTTCTCATTGCATTCACATTTCTCAATAATGCATTCTTTTCAATAAGTGTCGGTTTCTTTAGTCTTTTTCTTTATCGCATGATGCTCATCTTAGTCTTTGCCTTATTTATTTGGCGGATGAGAGAGAAGGGGACATACATATCGCAGTGGCAGAATATTCGAGTGAAAGGTATTCTCGGGTTTTTCGCTGCATGGTTTCTTTATGGGCTCCTCTCACTGCTGTGGGCTCATTCAGTCACAGATGGCTTAAAGTATATGTCTCTTTTAGCAATGGGGATGGGCTTTGTCTTTATCGTTGTCATGTACATCCAACGTATGGATCAGCTCGTGACATTTTATAGCATCTGGCTAATTATGACAGTATTTGTCATGGGGATCGGGTTCTATAACCACTTTACCTTAAACCATTTGCCGAATACATCATTGTATCTTGGCCCAGTGTATAAACAGCACTATCCCACATCCGTTTTCTTTAATCAAAATGACTTTGCGACGTTTTTATCTATCAGTTTTTTCTTATATTTTGCCTGCATGCGTCAAATGAAAAACGGATATGTCAAAGCATTTGGTTTATTGGGTGCGATCTCAGCTCTTTATCTCATTTTATTAACCGAATCACGTGCCAGCTTACTGGGAGTATTTGCGGGAGTTGCTGTCTATGTGTGGCTACTCATGCCGCGCCTTTTGAAAAAGTGGTCTCTCGTGGCACTATGCGGACTCGGTGTGGTCTTTATCGCTGTCTTTTCAGCCAAGATTTATTCCGTCTTTTATGATTTGTTTCTTGCTTCACAAGTGGCACATTCTTTTAGTGAACCACTCCCGTCCAACATCGCTAGAGCGAATTTAATTAAAAATGCATGGCATTTCTTCGCAAATTCATATGGCTTCGGGGTAGGTGCGGGAAATGTTTCGTATTACTTAGCCCACTTTTCGATCTTTGATACAGATCAAGTCGTTGAAGTGCACAATTGGCTGTTAGAGATCATGACGAACTTCGGATTTGCGATGATGCTTGGCTATATCTCAGTGTACGCCTATCTCATGGTGACACTTTACAAACAATACCAAATGGCAGATACAAGATCAGCAAAAATGATCATTGAA